In Zingiber officinale cultivar Zhangliang chromosome 8B, Zo_v1.1, whole genome shotgun sequence, a single genomic region encodes these proteins:
- the LOC122016608 gene encoding F-box protein At4g18380-like, producing the protein MTSVSEDHIRSRGHTAVAEVEEWEGIDHFDLLPDCLLLVVFNLIGDVKDLGRCLVVCRRFHALAQLVESVVVRIDCVISDDLSTSSAMSPGGDRGRGLISHLARIVLGGIVKPLQALGHILAPSASVASDRRATLSPLPSSSSPILSDVSHHSPAEVLKNFKDIRYLQIELPAGELGLEDGVLLKWRAEFGSTLDSCVILGAASVLSSASFSPISSNPSLDSSFQDACLNDDSGSMPESFYSNGNLKRRLFWTISSMIAASARHYLLHSIICDHETLETLELTDVDGQGLLTMSRQQLQECRVKPLSTAGSSQRTLVPALSMRLWYAPHLELHGGVVLKGATLVAVRPSQEWGREFACYRDCDGAIGSSHMCWISSAFKEPYRSAVAMLVKRRSYSLEMNSF; encoded by the coding sequence ATGACCTCCGTCTCGGAGGATCATATTCGCTCGCGTGGGCATACCGCCGTAGCGGAGGTGGAGGAATGGGAGGGAATCGACCACTTCGATCTGCTGCCGGACTGCTtgctccttgtcgtcttcaaccTGATCGGTGACGTCAAAGACCTGGGAAGGTGCCTCGTCGTATGCCGTCGCTTTCACGCCCTTGCCCAACTCGTAGAGTCCGTAGTCGTGCGCATCGACTGCGTTATCTCCGACGACCTCTCCACTTCCAGCGCTATGAGTCCCGGCGGGGATAGGGGCCGTGGTTTGATTTCCCACCTAGCACGCATCGTCCTTGGAGGCATCGTGAAACCCTTACAAGCTCTCGGCCATATACTCGCCCCCTCTGCTTCCGTTGCCTCCGATCGAAGGGCCACGCTCTCCCCtcttccttcctcctcctccccgATATTATCGGATGTTTCCCACCATTCTCCCGCCGAGGTACTGAAGAACTTTAAGGATATTCGCTATCTCCAGATTGAGCTTCCAGCTGGGGAGCTTGGCCTCGAGGACGGTGTTCTCTTGAAGTGGAGGGCCGAGTTTGGGTCGACCCTTGACAGCTGTGTCATCCTTGGTGCTGCCTCTGTTCTCTCCTCTGCGTCTTTCTCGCCAATATCGTCGAACCCCAGCCTTGACTCTAGCTTCCAGGATGCTTGTCTGAATGATGACAGCGGCAGCATGCCGGAATCATTCTACAGCAACGGGAACTTGAAGCGTAGATTGTTTTGGACGATCAGTTCCATGATTGCTGCGTCAGCACGTCATTACCTCCTCCACTCAATCATCTGCGACCATGAGACTCTCGAGACTTTGGAGCTCACAGACGTCGATGGACAAGGGTTGCTGACGATGAGCCGGCAGCAGTTGCAGGAATGCAGGGTGAAACCACTGTCTACAGCTGGAAGCTCACAACGAACACTGGTGCCAGCCCTCAGTATGCGGCTATGGTATGCGCCTCACCTGGAGCTACATGGTGGTGTAGTGCTCAAAGGGGCAACTTTGGTGGCTGTTCGGCCAAGCCAAGAGTGGGGAAGGGAGTTTGCTTGTTACAGAGATTGTGATGGTGCCATAGGCTCGTCACACATGTGCTGGATTTCCAGTGCATTCAAAGAGCCGTACAGATCAGCAGTAGCAATGCTTGTGAAGAGGAGGAGTTACAGTCTCGAGATGAATTCCTTCTGA
- the LOC122016114 gene encoding guanine nucleotide-binding protein subunit beta-like — MSFPELKERHAAATATVNSLRERLKQRRQQLLDTDVANYTRTQGRTAVNFSSTDLVCCRTLQGHTGKVYSLDWTSERNRIVSASQDGRLIVWNALTSQKTHAIKLPCAWVMTCAFAPNGHSISCGGLDSACSIFNLNSQVDRDGNIPVSRVLMGHKGYVSSCQYVPDRESHLVTSSGDQTCVLWDVTTGQRISIFGGEFPSGHTSDVLSVSVSSSNSNMFVSGSCDATARLWDARIASRAIRTYNGHQGDVNTVKFFPDGQRFGSGSDDGKCRLFDMRTGHLLQVYAQQHNNNEPDFPFVTSIAFSISGRLLFAGYSNGDCYVWDTLLAEVVVNLGKLQSSHEGRISCLGLSDDGSALCTGSWDKNLKIWAFGGLRKVI; from the exons ATGTCGTTTCCGGAGCTGAAGGAGCGGCACGCGGCCGCGACGGCGACGGTTAACTCTTTGCGGGAGCGGCTCAAGCAGAGGCGGCAGCAGCTGCTTGACACGGACG TGGCAAATTATACCAGGACCCAGGGGAGGACGGCGGTCAACTTTAGCTCAACGGATCTGGTTTGCTGCAGGACACTTCAGGGACATACTGGCAAG GTCTATTCACTGGATTGGACCTCTGAAAGGAATCGGATAGTCAGTGCCTCTCAAGATGGGAGGCTAATTGTATGGAATGCTTTGACAAGTCAGAAAACTCATGCCATTAAGCTTCCTTGTGCATGGGTCATGACATGTGCCTTCGCTCCAAATGGACATTCTATCTCATGTGGTGGTCTTGACAGTGCATGTTCCATTTTCAATCTTAATTCTCAAGTCGACCGTGATGGGAATATACCAGTTTCACGGGTTCTCATGGGACATAAAGGCTATGTGTCTTCATGTCAATATGTTCCTGATCGAGAAAGTCATTTGGTTACCAGCTCAGGAGATCAGACATGCGTATTATGGGATGTTACCACTGGACAAAGGATTTCTATATTTGGTGGAGAATTTCCTTCAGGTCATACATCTGATGTATTGAG TGTATCTGTCAGCAGCTCAAATTCAAATATGTTCGTCTCTGGTTCTTGTGATGCAACTGCTCGATTATGGGATGCTAGAATTGCTAGTCGAGCAATTCGAACTTATAATGGTCACCAAGGTGATGTTAACACTGTCAAATTCTTCCCTGATGGTCAGAGATTTGGTTCTGGATCAGATGATGGCAAGTGCAGGCTATTTGACATGAGAACTGGGCACCTGCTTCAAGTATATGCCCAACAACATAACAATAATGAACCAGATTTTCCCTTTGTCACATCCATAGCATTCTCTATATCTGGAAGACTGCTTTTCGCTGGGTACTCAAATGGTGACTGCTATGTGTGGGATACCCTCTTAGCTGAG GTAGTTGTTAATCTTGGTAAGCTACAGAGTTCCCATGAAGGTCGCATAAGCTGCTTGGGTTTGTCAGATGATGGGAGTGCTCTATGTACAGGAAGTTGGGACAAGAACCTAAAG ATTTGGGCTTTTGGAGGATTGAGGAAAGTGATCTGA